A stretch of DNA from Lotus japonicus ecotype B-129 chromosome 4, LjGifu_v1.2:
TAAGCAGAAGGGCAAACGGAACCCAGGCCGCATTGAGcagtaatttataaaaatttggggtccaagtgattattttattagttaactCATGTCACCTCTCAACTTTCTGACATAgatgaaatcatggccctaaaaaggctataactgtcagctagtggaaaGACAGCAGACGTTATGGCTATCGATTGGACCTGAGGATCGAACGGTCAAAAGCACAAAGTATTTGAATCGTTGAAATTGAACGGGTGCGAtcaaaaaatgcttggtgtcttcaagctaaagcagtcgacaaccaacattcttggggggcaactgttaagcTAAAATTACGAGTACTACGATTCTCGACATCATGGTGCAAAGGTGcgttctcgacagaaagggttatGGCGAAATCGGCAACTCAGCACATGGTGTCCTTCAAAGTCAAGTTAGTGAGAGCtatatctcgacaaactcagcagatgaaggaatctcgatcatcttaacggaagaggcagttaccgagtaacgagcaactacaagcacgtgcatatacccacgatgccacgaatagcaacggttacccacgactcaggaccacccacgtggcaatagagtcacgtgcgcgaagaccaccggctaaacgtggggtaaggcgccaaaattcaaaacccacgaagccatcatgcattcaagaaaaaccgccaagaacgtgggaagaaagaaaactataaatagaggaagcagcagtagaagaaggggttcccaactcaaactctgaaaattcaccaaaaagctccaaatgtccgcatcaatgagactcaaggagcaaaacgtgatgatgaaggagtatgttgcagaaccaacactttagttttcttgtattTAAGCTTGTTAATTCCCAGTTCCTTTATGCATTTTCCTGTCGAGATCCTTATCTCTTGTAGCTTTTGtgttattttgatgtatgtgatttctttgtaattgacccgtgcttaatgaaattcagttctgtttaaaccaactcgttgttgtcgaaaaagCACTTACagacacacaacactttggcaaagcgttttctcaaaaggaccctgaatctaaacttcctttagtcgaactaagaggatatttgtttaccaaaaatccatgTAAACAATGACTAAACAAAATATAttctaattaattgataatgtTAATCCACATAACAAAAgagataattaattataaataaatctaACAGGGACTTCAACATGTTGTTGGTCTTGAGGTTTAGAGGGTGGTGTGCATGACTGATTGTCTTCAGATTGTGAGTATTTTGCACACACAGGTGGATGTTAGCACGTTTTGGGAATGTGATGTTATTTGCTGTGTTAGAACCATGATGACCAAGTTCAGTTTATTTAGATTATTCATGTCCAACATGAGAAGAATAATACGGAAGATTGTCTAGCTCGTGTGGTGAGGAGAATAAACGCTTCGTGTCAAGTATGAAAAAGGCATCCTTCTTTTGCTTATGCATCTCTGTATATGCATGCAATTAGCTAGTCTTTCTGTTTTGTTGTTAATTTTCCTCATATAACTCAAAATATACATACATTCAATCACAtcattttatttatcattttaaatttaatttaattattacatgacaaattaattaattctaattatattaattatttaaaatttatgataTTTATCCTTAATATTTTCATGGTAATTTTATAACCTTGAGATTGAAAATCACATGTTTGAAAATTGAAACCTTTCATGATGCGTGTCTATTAGGCTTCAAGAGTAACTATCTAGAAATGAATCCAACAAGCTTATTAGCTCAAGAAGTTGTTTGAAGGCCGactatagtataaggcctgatagtataaggcctgatagtattaggcctgatagtataagccctgataactttcttatactatccagcgtttggacatacactgtataatttaccatatcgtttaaattaatgcaattttatgtttaatgaagtattgaataatgatataaaataaaaatcaaatatggaggtgattataacggtggtggcggtggtgatggaagtagtggtaggttggtggtggtggtggcaatggtggtaggttggtgttggtggcggtggtggtgacagtggagataggttggtggtggtggtggcagcgatggtggttgtgggggtggtgatgatagggtggtggtggtggtggtaaggcggtggcggctacagtggagggtggaggcaatggtggtggtggtggttgtggtggcggtagggggcggcggtggtggtggcggtaacatcggtggtggcggtggtggcagcgatggtggttgtggtgttggcgacgatagggtgtggtggtggtagtaaggcggtggcggcttagtagggtggtggtgacggtggagggtggaggcaatggtggtggtggtggtggtggcgatagggtggtggttgtggtgtcggtggtggcggcgattatggtggtggtggcgatagggttgtggtggcggcgattatggtggtggtggcggtagggcggcggcggcggcggtggcaacaccagtggtgacggtagggcggtggtggcggcggcggcggtgatcggatggtggtggtggtggtggtggtgccaatggtggtgtaagttggcagcaatagagggtggtggtgatggtgacttatacgtcacaaccttatcatgccttatccatcactcacatgatggattaaataatacgtcattttaacgtataaggggactttgatggataagcttatacaatacaatgtcatcaccaaacaatggataaactcataatgtattgtataagcttatactatcatgcctaatacggcgtgccaaacgagcccttattGAGACTTTTCTACTAAGATACAACCAAACAAATGGCACGGTGGTTGTCTGGTTGAAAAAGGGACGAATGATCAAGGATGGGGTTAGAGGCTTAGGGTTTGAGAGATTAAAAAATCATAAGAATTGAGTTTGATAATAGATTTCTCTCCGCTCAAACTcggaaataagtaattaatagCACAAGTGGATAAAAAAATATGACAATTGGGTATAGTTTGAATTGGTTTCCACTTTTCTAAATCAGAAAtcaatttgcttttttttttttgtcaaaggtgAAACTTTCATTAAAGGGCTGAGCCCATGAACGAGGTTACAATTCATGCTTGAACATATTACAATCTACTTACTCAGCCCAAAGCTCATTCAAAGACGCAGTTAAAAGCAAAACCATAGAGCCGTTGAAAGGAAGACCAGCAAATTAATGAATCAGAGTTTATAAGAACTAGGCAAATAGGGTAAAGACTAGAAACATGACTGAAAAATCTTCTCCTAGATTCGCACAACTCTGAAAAGCCGTCTCTTTGAATTGTCTCATCCATTCCTAGCTTTTCACGTTCTCCTCTAAAAAGAATTTACACAATTTAAATCCAAATTGACCCGCAAGCCCAAACCCAACGAAGCTTTTGTCTTCGAATTGGGTCGGATCGACCGGATAAATCCGGTTGACTCGACTCATGTACACCCCTATTAAGTAATGTGGTAAaagatttaataaaaaaaggaaagtaaaaaaaaatgtgtccACCATCCTCAATAAACTAGTTAGACCAAGTGAAGGGAGAAAGACAAGTAGCTGCCTGGCATAAAACGCAAAACCCTAGCCGGCTTAAACCCCAAATTGCAAAACCAGAACTATCATTCTCTCTACCATGGTTTGGTTCCAATGCGAAGATTGTGGCGACAACCTCAAAAAGCCCAAGTTACCTAGCCACTTCCGAACATGTTCCGCTTACAAGGTTCTAATTCAATCTCTCTATTAATCAATCTTCATTCACTTCACAAGCTGATCCAATTCTCATTTTTTTGATGTTATGCAGTTGTCGTGCATTGACTGTGGCCAAATTTTCGGGCGTGACACCGTTCAGGATCACACTCAGTGCATTACAGAAGCAGTGCGTCTCTCATTCTCACTTTCTTCTTAATGGGTCTCGCTTTTATTCATTCTGATTTGGGAATGCTGCAtgggttttcaattttcatgttTTAACACTTCTTCGAGTGTAAATTGACGATATTTATGAATTTTGTGAAAATGGGTACCTGTATTCATGGATGGATGGAGTTTACTCAGTGCTAGTTCTTTGATTTGCTCAATGTGGCCAGGGTAGCTTCTTCAGAGTATTATAATTTCTTTATCATATCATTGTTTTCCTCAAGAATATTCCTTATAATCTGGTTTTTGATTGATGTCAATTGGCGTAGTGTTATCCACGTAGCCGACCTCAGttagtgggataaggcttttgttgttgttgttgttgttgtatcaTTGTTCTCCTCAAGTTGAGATTGTTTACTTACCTTTTTCAATACCTTAAGGTCTTCTACTCATGTCTGCTAATgggcataatttttttttctcatgtcTCACTTTTTAGCATGGCTACATTGTATTCTTTTGGTTTACCTGTACTTTTTCCAGCATAATGAATTTTCATGTAAGTTTTTAGAAATACGTAACCATCTTATTTCCCTCAgccaattttttttactttgatttCCAGGAAAAGTATGGTCCAAAAGGCCAAGGCAAAACTGTGAACAATGCAGCTGCCAAGCCTAACAAAGATAGCAAGCAAAAGCCTGAAGTTGATATTAATGTGGGATTATCTGAACGGCCTCCATGGTTCTGTAGGTATGTACCTCTATAGGATACACTTCCATGGTAGTCAGAGTGCTCATATTGAGATTAAATGCCAATCAAGATGCTGCATTTTATGTTTTCAAAATGTCATAGGCGAGAAACATAATTATCATTGTCCACATATCCTGTTCAGATGGGAATTAAACTTCAAAGTCCTCACTCCTTACATTTGAGTTGTCTTATCATGTCTATGTTTCATGGGATCATCAAGATGACAAGATAATCGTTCAAACCTTTTAATTTTGTGTAATGTAAACATAAGATGTAAAAAACTAGCCGTGTGTATTGTAGAAGTTTCAAGGGTACTGAGTTGAATGTGCAGCTTTTACCTATTGTTTCTGTTGAAGCATGTAAGGGGGCAGGTTTGATGTTTAAGTATAATACAATTCATATAGTTGCACCATGAtttttttgaacttatagaTTCTTGAGTAATATTTCTTTCTAATAGGATACTTTCAGCTGCTACTGATATTAACTTCAACTGATTAGTAGCCTGCAGACCCTTTTGGATAGAGGTCTTTGTGAAAGTGCATACTAGTAAACAGTTTATGATTGTGAGGTTATGATATTGAGTTTCAAGTGCCAAAAACAGCTTATTATAGAGACTGAAACTATTTACAGTAAAAAAGTTGGAGAGGAACTGTGCTTAGTCTTGATGCCCAAAATCTTCATTCAGAAAGAATTTCTCTTAGTTTTTCTGTCACCCTCATGATTATCTGATTTATTACGACGTGGTTGTGACTTTGCAGTCTTTGCAATACAAAAGCTACAAGTAAGCAAGCGCTTCTTCTACATGCGGATGGAAAGAAACACAGGGTAAAAGCCCGAGCATTCCTTGCTTCAAAGCAACAGCCAGTCCAGGCTGACAAATCTGTCCCTGATGCAAAGGCTGCAGTGGAGACTGCTCCTAATGATGAGGCAAGAGATGACAAAAGTGCAGAGCAGCCGAAATTGCAAGAGTCTTCTAAACTAAATGACTTGAAAGCAGTGAATGAAGTTTCTTCcgaaaagaaaaagaggaaaCTTGGAGCATTGGAGGGTGAACTCACTAAGAAAAGCAGGAATGACACATCAGTTGACATGGGAAATGGGGAAGTAATTCAGGGTGACAAGGTCACGGGGGAGGGCAACTTGAAAAAAGAAGGGAAATCCGAACCTAACGGTACAAGTGctgtcaaaagtaaaatcaaatgGAAAAAGTTTATCAAATCAGCCTTGAAATCCGTAAGTGTTTAGAATTTCGGAATGTTATAGTCTCTTGATTTATGCTTAATGTTATCTATGATGTGGATTGGATCATATAGAGTCAATGGCTTTTAAGATGGAGGCAATTATAGATTCTGCATTCATACATATTAGTATTAATGAGATTGCTAAGTTGGTCTATGTATGCATCTTATTTTCATACAACACTTAAATGCGCTTATTGTTTTGCTTGTGACAGCATCCTGATGGAactttgaagatgaagaaactGAGAAAAGCTGTCTTCAAAGCACTCCAGGAGTCTGGGATTGTAGTCAATGAAACTGAAttgagtgagacacttgagcaGAAGGTAAGGCCATCAACTAGGTTGTGTTTCTGTTAATTTGCCCTTTAATAATACTATTATGGATTTCCTTATGAAATGTGTGTGCTTACAGATCAATTCCAGCTCCAGATTTGCAATTGAGAACAAGTATGTGCGATTGGTGGCCAAAGATTGAACACTGTTGTTAGAGTCATCATGACTGAGTCCATTGAATTTTTTGTATTTCTCTTACTATTTGGTAAACATTCATCCCTATAAAATATCTccttatagaaaaaaaattgtgaacaAATACATTTGTTGCTTTATGCAAAAGTTCAATTACTATCTTGTCAAGGCAGATCCGTTTGGTCCTGAATGACAAGAAAGAGTTATAAAAATTTGCAAAACACAGATGTTAAGTGATCATAGATGCTTAGATGAGTTGGTCATTCGAGGGGTACTTTTCAATTGTATGACACAAGTTTCAGTTAAATGAATTATTACATTTGATGCATATCTTTTGCCAGCGTCTATTAACATTTTATTTTCAATGTATATAATAAATCGGCAGAGGAGGTAAGTGGTAACACTTCCTTTTGTTTAGACTGAGGatgaatattttaaaatacGGGTTATCTCTTGATTTATAATATGTTGGCATCAGCTTGTTTTCTCCAGAATTAATTTTGGCACATAAAAACTACACACGGAAACTTGTTTCCAGAATAGCTCTAGCTGTCAAATCAATTGTAGCAGGATTTTTGTAACACACTTGTGCTATTTTTGAGCCATCAACGCTTCCTTTTACAATAGAACACACAGAACTTCAGCATTCCACGTTTCCTAATATCTGCAATGCAGCAAAGGAAATTGGATGGCAAGAAAACTGCAAGGCGGCAAAATAGCAATCCTCACTATTTATTTACAGCTGATCAAGTTATTGTCTATTTGGATGCAAATTGAGTGTAATCAATCAATCATCAATAATACTAAATAATACTATTAAAAGAACAAAGGTTCAAAGACCTAAATGCTGATGTGTCCAAGCATTCTGCTCTCTCATGCAATCTTAGACTTAGTGGAATTCCACATGGCATTCTACAAGCTCTTCTCTCACTCTTCCTGATTTCAATTAAAATCTTTAATGAGGCTTGCTATATCCTTTGAACTCAACATGTGAATTATGCTCCAAAATTATTACTTTCTCGGTTTACTATGCAATTAATACCATCAATCAATTCTCCTTTTGACTCTTTTTTCATATGTTCCAAACTACCCCTGTAACCTCATAATATTATCAACAAACATTACTTCaattcagtttaaaaaaaaacgtcacttttttccttcttttcacTTTTAATAGTTTAAATAATTGTTAATCTGAAATATAATTAatctaaaaatattaaatataatttaatactaatttttatttgaataataattaataaaatattagtaACCGTTTTTTAAAAGTTTTTCAATGTAACAAATTTCCTTCTCAAATTTATTTTATCCTCTTAAAATATCAGATCCTTcttcaatttaaattaaaaaaatcttttaaaaacaaatttactTCAGATTTCATATTTTTCACATTGGCTTCCTATTTTCTGTCATCCTCCATCTAATTCATTACCTGACATTTTGTTGCTATTATATCGCCCTTTATAGTCTTATGTCTGATTTGTTTCAAATATTACGTTAGATTTACTCTTAATCTTCATATGGTTATCTTTCTACACATTTTTTTGCTTTCAAATAGGACTCTACCCATGATTTTCATTACTGGTTTTTATCTGGTGTTGAATACCTGATAAGAAAATGTTTCAATGATGAATTATGGTTCTACTATTTGAACGCGACTGTACAAATTATGGTTCTTTTTCTGTTagttttttgtttctattatatatttagtcaatAATTTGTGTATTGAAACTTTAGTTTGATCAATGTTTCAGGCCCCCTAATAAAGTTACTGCTATTTGAACGTCTGATTCTGATACAGACAGTTTCTTTTCTAAGTGAAATCATGTCCATGACGAGTAGTATTGATGGATTTttgaagaggtttgactcttgaAGCTAGAGATATTCCTGTTAGTCTCCTTTCTATGAATCTGCTTTGATAAATTTTAtgtgaattttaaatttttatttgttttatgtGTTCTATGTTTCTCATGCAGGGCTAAATTTATCAATTGTAATAACAGACGGTAATTCGGTAAACTACCAGGATCAAACAGTTTTGGGATAACATTGATAATGAGCAGTTTAATTGTGGTTGATGCTGAAGTAAGTTGTTTACCTTTTTAATGAAATATTCTCtcccttttctttatttttgatTTTCTATTAAAAGATTTATATTTTATAGATTGCAAGTTAAACATGATAGAAATTTTATATGGCTACAATGGTGAGGCATTTAATGTTACTGTCAAAATAGTTTATATATAGATGGGGTTTTATCTGTTGTTTCATAAGTAAAATTCACCTAATTGGTtctttaatgttattttttgaTTTGATGTGAGCAATTTGATATTAAATGTTGAGTTTCACATTATATTTAAGAAAACATTTGAGATTTTGGATAAAGCTTCAAGAATGCTTCTACAATGTGACATTTCTATTCTTGAATTGAGTGTTCTTATAGTGTGACTTTTTGAATTGTTGTTATGATCTTCTATCTAATATAATGGATCTTAATATTTTAGTGTAAAATGTTGTAAATTCCGCAATTTTTGCATGTCTTCTCCAAAAAGCCCCAATTAGTTGATATGTCAACCCCAAATGCATTATCTTCCCACATTTTGTGTTTGCTTTTGGTTAATGATTATTGATACCAGCTTttgaattttaataatatttttcctAATATTTTTAACCAGGTCCTAGAATGGTAAAAACAGCGAGTTAATGCAGCAGTTAGTTTTTCCTAATATTTCAAGAAAGATGATGTGCTGGAGCTGACCAAATGGTCTGTGGCTCCTTTCCCTATTCCTGGTCAGTGGTCTGTGGCTCTGGAGATGTGAAGAAGCTTAGTGGTTCTTTGTGGATCATATAACCATGGAATTGCATTTTACTTTACACCCTTCTTTTGAAATAAGCGCATCCAGATGATGATAAACATGCTTAGATTTGAAATTGTTAGATTTAGTTCTTGGTTATGCTatgtatatttatattttgtCAAATTATAAGGTAAAAATCCCACAGGGATTGTAAATGTTAataatttcatgttaaaactcttttttttttaaattaatgctaaaatttaaaactgatataaaaattaattcttATTTCCGTGCTTATGTATTTAGCAGAGATATTTTATTGTACCTGTAATACTCTTATTAAGTATgtgttttcttctttattatctGTTTTACTAATTTTGTCATATGAGAAGGGAGACCTGACTTTTCTTCTCCCatatgtttatgtttttttttttgataagccccATATGTTTATGTAAAATGGAAGAAATATTTGGAAGAATTATAGAGAACTGGTGAAATAATCTTTATTCTCACAGATTGGtgaattggtttttttttctcatttcagAGCTTGATTCAGAGAAAGTCAGTGTAGCagctcaagaagaagaagaggaatctgttCAAGAGCACTTTTCATCCCCCTTCCACTACTATTTTGATTCAGAGTCAGAATCATTTGATGAAAAGTGATCTAATCTGGGGCAACAGTGACAAAATTGATGATTCGATTTCATATCAATTCCTGGGTGGCAAAATTTTCGGTGAAGGATTTgaacctgagattctgaagctTATTACGAGAGAGGAAAGACAAGAGGATCTGGATGAAAAGCAATCTTCATGTGATAGAAAATTTTCAGAATTTGGAGTTCATGGTGTGTTTATTCTGAAGATGAGTATATTGAAATGGAACCTGGCATGATGCGTTTTAAGTCTTTGAATGTGCATGGTTTTGGTGATGTATCAGAACCTGATGAGCAAGATGAGGATGATTTTCAATGTATCATGTTGTATTCTTCCTGGAACCAATACAAGAAATACATGTATTTCTTATTTTGTGGATGTTTAATTGAATTGGTGTTTCATCACTTTTTTTCAGCAACAATGCCAATAATATATGTTTATAATGAGAGATGCAGTCCAGATATACACTACAGGGAATGCGAAATGAGAGATGCAGATGACACAACAACATGCACTTCAAGCATGAGCCCCAACGTTTTGTTTTCCCCTTTAAGTTCCTATAGTTACTTTTATATGAAATTGTATTTGTGTTAAAATGTAGATTCCTATCTTTTATACGATTGGTTCTACAGGTTCATACGGGGTGAAATATTAAAATGTAGATTCATATCTTTTATACTTTTATATGATTGGTTCTACAAGTTCATACAGGGAGAAATATTTTACATTAAAATACattcaatttgattttaatAGAAATTGAATTGAAATATTGTGCATGTTAATGTTTTATTTTGGAGTCTTTAAGGTTGACATATCTCTGTTTGACTTTAAATAATCTAATCATTTCTTATTATAATTGggatttctttcaaaaaaattgatttacttataaatattattttcgcttatataattaaataatagtaaattccgccgtgcaacgcacgggcaGAAAATCTAGTGTAAATGAACTTTCTGCTCAATTTATAGGTTTCGTTCACTTTTTGTCTTAAAGTGTGAGTAAATGAATGTCTATTTGCACCAAATGGATACCCAAACAGTCTTTACTCTTTAGTCATTTGACTTGCTTACATTTTTATCCTTTTTATTATCATTTAATCCTAACCATTAAATAAAAGAATATTCCAATATTCTCAAATCCAACGGCATATGATTCTAGTATGAATcttgattttctctctctctctataccCTATACTAGTGTCATACACGTACATGATGTGTGACACAATCGTTATTCGGCTAGTACTGAAATATATTATATGATATATCTTAGAAGGATCAGAATTGATGTTATGAATTATGATAGATAAACATTCATGACAAGATGTTTTGCATATTGGAAAGAAGAGATAGATAATCAAGTACCATTTACTATCTAATAGGCATATAAAATTGTATTGGTTTCTCTAGGAAGTAGTTGCATATGTTGTTAATAATAACAAAAATGTTTCAGTTCCTTGATTATGGAGTTAAATTGCCCTCTCAGCCTCCCAGAT
This window harbors:
- the LOC130715721 gene encoding UBP1-associated proteins 1C, which gives rise to MVWFQCEDCGDNLKKPKLPSHFRTCSAYKLSCIDCGQIFGRDTVQDHTQCITEAEKYGPKGQGKTVNNAAAKPNKDSKQKPEVDINVGLSERPPWFCSLCNTKATSKQALLLHADGKKHRVKARAFLASKQQPVQADKSVPDAKAAVETAPNDEARDDKSAEQPKLQESSKLNDLKAVNEVSSEKKKRKLGALEGELTKKSRNDTSVDMGNGEVIQGDKVTGEGNLKKEGKSEPNGTSAVKSKIKWKKFIKSALKSHPDGTLKMKKLRKAVFKALQESGIVVNETELSETLEQKINSSSRFAIENKYVRLVAKD